A single region of the Oryzias latipes chromosome 21, ASM223467v1 genome encodes:
- the pknox1 gene encoding homeobox protein PKNOX1 isoform X3 has protein sequence MQGGVKDDSDSEHTFIGGPLAEMPSPGHTELKNPMDADKASIYRHPLFPLLALLFEKCEQSTLSADCITSASFDVDIENFVRSQEKEGRPFFSEDPELDNLMVKAIQVLRIHLLELEKVSDLCKDFCSRYIACLKTKMNSETLLSGEPGSPYSPVQGQAQAFSPTKTQTPSSMSGAISPQGQIVVPASTLQQGNVTVTAVNPNQMVAGGAVYQPVTVVTPQGQVVTQTLSPGTIRVQNNQFQLQFHQDVNLFNHDDNSTKNKRGVLPKHATNVMRSWLFQHIGHPYPTEDEKKQIATQTNLTLLQVNNWFINARRRILQPMLDASASEAPKSKKKTPQNRPLQRFWPDSIAAGGGSHQQVTMPDGTMVTMNMEGLQSLTSDGATLAVQQVMLGGHSEDESGDSEDDDGDMAGLGLDNSDSLQ, from the exons ATGCAGGGCGGGGTAAAGGACGACAGCGACTCGGAGCACACCTTCATCGGGGGGCCGTTGGCAGAAATGCCGAGCCCGGGCCACACGGAGCTGAAGAACCCCATGGATGCAGACAAGGCATCGATCTACCG GCATCCTCTGTTCCCTCTGCTGGCGCTGCTGTTCGAGAAGTGTGAGCAGTCCACGCTGAGCGCCGACTGCATCACCTCCGCCAGCTTCGACGTGGACATCGAGAACTTCGTCCGCAGTCAGGAGAAGGAGGGCCGGCCCTTTTTCAGCGAGGACCCTGAACTCGACAACTTG ATGGTGAAAGCCATCCAGGTGCTCCGGATCCACCTGCTGGAGCTGGAGAAGGTGAGCGACCTGTGCAAGGACTTCTGCAGCCGCTACATCGCCTGCCTCAAGACCAAGATGAACAGCGAGACGCTGCTGAGCGGCGAGCCCGGCAGCCCCTACTCGCCCGTGCAGGGTCAGGCGCAGGCCTTCTCCCCCACCAAGACTCAG ACCCCCAGCTCCATGTCCGGGGCCATCAGTCCCCAGGGTCAGATCGTGGTCCCGGCCTCCACCCTGCAGCAGGGCAATGTCACCGTGACCGCCGTCAACCCCAACCAGATGGTGGCAG gagGGGCCGTGTACCAGCCCGTCACCGTGGTTACCCCCCAGGGTCAGGTGGTGACCCAGACTCTCTCACCGGGAACCATCCGCGTCCAGAACAATCAG TTTCAGCTGCAGTTCCACCAGGATGTGAACCTGTTCAATCACGACGACAACTCCACCAAGAATAAACGCGGCGTCCTTCCCAAACACGCCACCAACGTCATGCGCTCCTGGCTCTTCCAGCACATCGGG CACCCATATCCAACAGAGGACGAGAAGAAGCAGATCGCCACGCAGACCAACCTGACACTCCTGCAAGTCAACAACTG GTTCATCAACGCTCGTAGGCGGATCCTGCAGCCCATGCTGGACGCCAGCGCCTCAGAGGCGCCAAAATCCAAGAAGAAGACGCCGCAGAACCGGCCACTGCAGCGCTTCTGGCCCGACTCCATTGCAGCTGGGGGGGGCTCCCACCAGCAGGTCACCATGCCAGACG GAACCATGGTGACCATGAACATGGAGGGTCTGCAGAGCCTGACGTCGGACGGAGCCACGCTGGCGGTGCAGCAGGTGATGCTGGGGGGCCACAGCGAGGACGAGTCGGGGGACAGCGAGGACGATGACGGCGACATGGCCGGGCTGGGCCTGGACAACAGCGACTCGTTGCAGTAG
- the pknox1 gene encoding homeobox protein PKNOX1 isoform X1: MTQRDNCGSRLLQPLVSVTKIGTQMQGGVKDDSDSEHTFIGGPLAEMPSPGHTELKNPMDADKASIYRHPLFPLLALLFEKCEQSTLSADCITSASFDVDIENFVRSQEKEGRPFFSEDPELDNLMVKAIQVLRIHLLELEKVSDLCKDFCSRYIACLKTKMNSETLLSGEPGSPYSPVQGQAQAFSPTKTQTPSSMSGAISPQGQIVVPASTLQQGNVTVTAVNPNQMVAGGAVYQPVTVVTPQGQVVTQTLSPGTIRVQNNQFQLQFHQDVNLFNHDDNSTKNKRGVLPKHATNVMRSWLFQHIGHPYPTEDEKKQIATQTNLTLLQVNNWFINARRRILQPMLDASASEAPKSKKKTPQNRPLQRFWPDSIAAGGGSHQQVTMPDGTMVTMNMEGLQSLTSDGATLAVQQVMLGGHSEDESGDSEDDDGDMAGLGLDNSDSLQ; the protein is encoded by the exons ATGACGCAACGCGACAACTGCGGGTCCCGATTGCTGCAGCCGCTTGTCAGTGTGACGAAGATTGGCACTCAG ATGCAGGGCGGGGTAAAGGACGACAGCGACTCGGAGCACACCTTCATCGGGGGGCCGTTGGCAGAAATGCCGAGCCCGGGCCACACGGAGCTGAAGAACCCCATGGATGCAGACAAGGCATCGATCTACCG GCATCCTCTGTTCCCTCTGCTGGCGCTGCTGTTCGAGAAGTGTGAGCAGTCCACGCTGAGCGCCGACTGCATCACCTCCGCCAGCTTCGACGTGGACATCGAGAACTTCGTCCGCAGTCAGGAGAAGGAGGGCCGGCCCTTTTTCAGCGAGGACCCTGAACTCGACAACTTG ATGGTGAAAGCCATCCAGGTGCTCCGGATCCACCTGCTGGAGCTGGAGAAGGTGAGCGACCTGTGCAAGGACTTCTGCAGCCGCTACATCGCCTGCCTCAAGACCAAGATGAACAGCGAGACGCTGCTGAGCGGCGAGCCCGGCAGCCCCTACTCGCCCGTGCAGGGTCAGGCGCAGGCCTTCTCCCCCACCAAGACTCAG ACCCCCAGCTCCATGTCCGGGGCCATCAGTCCCCAGGGTCAGATCGTGGTCCCGGCCTCCACCCTGCAGCAGGGCAATGTCACCGTGACCGCCGTCAACCCCAACCAGATGGTGGCAG gagGGGCCGTGTACCAGCCCGTCACCGTGGTTACCCCCCAGGGTCAGGTGGTGACCCAGACTCTCTCACCGGGAACCATCCGCGTCCAGAACAATCAG TTTCAGCTGCAGTTCCACCAGGATGTGAACCTGTTCAATCACGACGACAACTCCACCAAGAATAAACGCGGCGTCCTTCCCAAACACGCCACCAACGTCATGCGCTCCTGGCTCTTCCAGCACATCGGG CACCCATATCCAACAGAGGACGAGAAGAAGCAGATCGCCACGCAGACCAACCTGACACTCCTGCAAGTCAACAACTG GTTCATCAACGCTCGTAGGCGGATCCTGCAGCCCATGCTGGACGCCAGCGCCTCAGAGGCGCCAAAATCCAAGAAGAAGACGCCGCAGAACCGGCCACTGCAGCGCTTCTGGCCCGACTCCATTGCAGCTGGGGGGGGCTCCCACCAGCAGGTCACCATGCCAGACG GAACCATGGTGACCATGAACATGGAGGGTCTGCAGAGCCTGACGTCGGACGGAGCCACGCTGGCGGTGCAGCAGGTGATGCTGGGGGGCCACAGCGAGGACGAGTCGGGGGACAGCGAGGACGATGACGGCGACATGGCCGGGCTGGGCCTGGACAACAGCGACTCGTTGCAGTAG
- the pknox1 gene encoding homeobox protein PKNOX1 isoform X2 — protein MAAQSVSLDKYPKEEHQMQGGVKDDSDSEHTFIGGPLAEMPSPGHTELKNPMDADKASIYRHPLFPLLALLFEKCEQSTLSADCITSASFDVDIENFVRSQEKEGRPFFSEDPELDNLMVKAIQVLRIHLLELEKVSDLCKDFCSRYIACLKTKMNSETLLSGEPGSPYSPVQGQAQAFSPTKTQTPSSMSGAISPQGQIVVPASTLQQGNVTVTAVNPNQMVAGGAVYQPVTVVTPQGQVVTQTLSPGTIRVQNNQFQLQFHQDVNLFNHDDNSTKNKRGVLPKHATNVMRSWLFQHIGHPYPTEDEKKQIATQTNLTLLQVNNWFINARRRILQPMLDASASEAPKSKKKTPQNRPLQRFWPDSIAAGGGSHQQVTMPDGTMVTMNMEGLQSLTSDGATLAVQQVMLGGHSEDESGDSEDDDGDMAGLGLDNSDSLQ, from the exons ATGGCGGCCCAGTCAGTGTCCCTTGACAAGTACCCGAAGGAGGAGCATCAG ATGCAGGGCGGGGTAAAGGACGACAGCGACTCGGAGCACACCTTCATCGGGGGGCCGTTGGCAGAAATGCCGAGCCCGGGCCACACGGAGCTGAAGAACCCCATGGATGCAGACAAGGCATCGATCTACCG GCATCCTCTGTTCCCTCTGCTGGCGCTGCTGTTCGAGAAGTGTGAGCAGTCCACGCTGAGCGCCGACTGCATCACCTCCGCCAGCTTCGACGTGGACATCGAGAACTTCGTCCGCAGTCAGGAGAAGGAGGGCCGGCCCTTTTTCAGCGAGGACCCTGAACTCGACAACTTG ATGGTGAAAGCCATCCAGGTGCTCCGGATCCACCTGCTGGAGCTGGAGAAGGTGAGCGACCTGTGCAAGGACTTCTGCAGCCGCTACATCGCCTGCCTCAAGACCAAGATGAACAGCGAGACGCTGCTGAGCGGCGAGCCCGGCAGCCCCTACTCGCCCGTGCAGGGTCAGGCGCAGGCCTTCTCCCCCACCAAGACTCAG ACCCCCAGCTCCATGTCCGGGGCCATCAGTCCCCAGGGTCAGATCGTGGTCCCGGCCTCCACCCTGCAGCAGGGCAATGTCACCGTGACCGCCGTCAACCCCAACCAGATGGTGGCAG gagGGGCCGTGTACCAGCCCGTCACCGTGGTTACCCCCCAGGGTCAGGTGGTGACCCAGACTCTCTCACCGGGAACCATCCGCGTCCAGAACAATCAG TTTCAGCTGCAGTTCCACCAGGATGTGAACCTGTTCAATCACGACGACAACTCCACCAAGAATAAACGCGGCGTCCTTCCCAAACACGCCACCAACGTCATGCGCTCCTGGCTCTTCCAGCACATCGGG CACCCATATCCAACAGAGGACGAGAAGAAGCAGATCGCCACGCAGACCAACCTGACACTCCTGCAAGTCAACAACTG GTTCATCAACGCTCGTAGGCGGATCCTGCAGCCCATGCTGGACGCCAGCGCCTCAGAGGCGCCAAAATCCAAGAAGAAGACGCCGCAGAACCGGCCACTGCAGCGCTTCTGGCCCGACTCCATTGCAGCTGGGGGGGGCTCCCACCAGCAGGTCACCATGCCAGACG GAACCATGGTGACCATGAACATGGAGGGTCTGCAGAGCCTGACGTCGGACGGAGCCACGCTGGCGGTGCAGCAGGTGATGCTGGGGGGCCACAGCGAGGACGAGTCGGGGGACAGCGAGGACGATGACGGCGACATGGCCGGGCTGGGCCTGGACAACAGCGACTCGTTGCAGTAG